In Candidatus Woesearchaeota archaeon, the following are encoded in one genomic region:
- a CDS encoding class I SAM-dependent methyltransferase: MSRIKTTKQLIGEDVLAISPENKRFATPEIVARYRAERLACDTILDLCSGFGFQSFAFVKTCKQVIAVEKNADAVGLARKYAEKLGIKNITFICGDILSPDIYRKIALLEHAPNVIFCDPERAPAEKERTIETIQPNIKEFLELYGKLTPNIALELPPHISNTAFDAEYEYLSVDGALNRLTLYFGALKQAQKKLVLLPEHVHIVRSETSDGDLSLSFAQLQEHDDTSRYTHLLEPNPALTLTGMDAEAFGSCFSEQQLAQLVQSKELVRLVVGKKVFFLSTVLCDSLFFVSYKIVERIPARAGVLDRQKTLQALQELHAEKVLLRYTIAPEQYWKERTYFEKQLKGTKAFHLFFFDAALICEKMLER; the protein is encoded by the coding sequence ATGTCTCGCATTAAAACAACAAAGCAATTGATCGGAGAAGATGTTCTTGCTATTTCTCCTGAAAACAAACGCTTCGCTACTCCAGAAATTGTTGCCCGCTACCGCGCAGAACGATTAGCATGTGATACTATCCTCGATCTCTGTTCTGGATTTGGCTTTCAATCTTTTGCATTCGTAAAAACATGCAAACAGGTTATCGCTGTTGAAAAAAATGCTGACGCTGTTGGTCTTGCACGAAAATACGCGGAGAAGTTGGGGATAAAGAATATTACTTTTATCTGCGGCGATATTCTCTCACCAGACATCTATCGTAAAATTGCGCTTTTAGAGCATGCGCCGAATGTCATTTTCTGCGATCCAGAACGCGCTCCTGCTGAAAAAGAACGAACCATTGAAACAATTCAGCCGAACATTAAAGAATTTCTTGAACTGTATGGGAAACTTACTCCAAACATCGCGCTTGAATTACCGCCGCACATTTCGAATACTGCTTTTGACGCAGAATATGAATATCTTTCTGTCGATGGCGCTTTGAATCGTTTGACGCTTTATTTTGGCGCTTTGAAACAAGCGCAAAAAAAGCTTGTTTTACTGCCAGAGCATGTTCATATTGTTCGTTCAGAAACTTCGGATGGCGATCTGTCTTTATCTTTTGCGCAACTTCAGGAGCATGATGATACTTCTCGTTACACGCATCTTCTTGAACCAAATCCCGCGCTGACGTTAACAGGAATGGACGCAGAAGCGTTTGGCTCTTGTTTTTCTGAACAACAGCTTGCTCAACTTGTGCAGAGCAAAGAACTTGTACGGCTTGTTGTCGGGAAGAAAGTATTTTTCCTGAGCACTGTTCTTTGCGATTCTCTATTTTTTGTCTCTTACAAAATCGTGGAGCGCATTCCTGCTCGCGCAGGTGTTCTTGACAGACAGAAGACTTTGCAGGCGCTTCAGGAATTGCACGCAGAAAAAGTATTGCTTCGGTATACGATTGCTCCTGAACAGTATTGGAAAGAACGAACATACTTTGAAAAACAGCTCAAAGGAACTAAAGCATTCCACTTATTCTTCTTTGATGCCGCGTTGATTTGTGAGAAAATGTTGGAAAGGTGA
- a CDS encoding DNA-directed RNA polymerase: MRDFNRGGGNGGNFQRRDFGGPREMHKATCSECGQECEVPFQPKEGRPVFCKECYSKKRPKREF, translated from the coding sequence ATGAGAGATTTTAACAGAGGCGGCGGAAACGGTGGAAATTTCCAAAGACGAGATTTCGGCGGACCGCGAGAAATGCACAAAGCAACATGTTCTGAATGCGGACAGGAATGCGAAGTTCCTTTCCAACCAAAAGAAGGACGACCTGTTTTTTGCAAAGAATGCTATTCTAAGAAAAGACCTAAAAGAGAATTTTAG
- a CDS encoding NUDIX domain-containing protein, whose translation MPEKPLPIAVGVIIHNNKVLLIKRIKDPYIGYWSFPGGKIEFGEEVHNTAIREIEEETGVTSSFIEHYGMVSERVIEAEKVTHHFLIHLCKLHPKTTEIKQGCEGEVAWIDFEDVRSGKEKLVPSDTFMLEKMILTKQKAQFECLMEKKGSTYMVKKFE comes from the coding sequence ATGCCCGAAAAACCACTTCCCATTGCAGTTGGCGTCATCATTCATAATAACAAAGTACTTCTGATCAAACGAATCAAAGATCCGTACATAGGTTATTGGTCATTTCCTGGAGGAAAAATAGAGTTTGGAGAAGAAGTCCACAACACTGCGATAAGAGAAATAGAAGAAGAAACAGGAGTGACAAGTTCATTTATTGAGCATTATGGCATGGTCTCAGAAAGAGTCATAGAAGCAGAAAAAGTAACGCATCATTTTTTAATTCATCTCTGTAAATTACATCCGAAAACAACAGAAATAAAGCAGGGCTGTGAAGGAGAAGTCGCGTGGATTGATTTTGAAGATGTGCGAAGTGGAAAAGAAAAATTAGTCCCAAGCGACACGTTCATGCTAGAGAAAATGATTCTCACAAAACAAAAAGCGCAGTTTGAATGTCTGATGGAAAAGAAAGGAAGTACTTATATGGTAAAAAAGTTTGAATAA
- a CDS encoding DEAD/DEAH box helicase, producing the protein MSNPLIQNFTPRLYQETIFATVSQHNTLVVLPTGMGKTALALMLVAHRLTQYPNSKCLILAPTKPLVDQHATTLRNHLPTLADNIIVFTGNVSPEKRAQLWTTAQIIVTTPQGLENDIIGNKIDLSNVSCLVVDEAHRATGDYSYVWISQQYHQRARSPRLLALTASPGSDLEQIQEVITNLGIEQIEVRTDTDPDVAPYIQDVNLHWEYVDFPAEFATVQKYLKDCFASKIEEIKKQGVLEQNMQIGDSKTDLLKLQGHLQGEIASGNRDFGVLRGLSLAAEAMKVQHAIELLETQGLDPLFIYLEDIMKQASTSKVKAVQNLVADVNFKSAYMKMQGLLEKKVEHPKIPRLREILTQRFIAAHEKGYADYKLILFTQYRDTGAKLVEIINGLKITSEIPITAKLFVGQAKKRGSGLSQKEQLGMLDEFRNGAFNVLVSSSVGEEGLDIPQVDAVFFFEPIPSAIRHIQRKGRTGRHGEGEVLILVTKGTRDEGYRWSAHHKEKRMYRNLAQLKKNIIFAKTPVQRKEMPLQAYGSSASSSASLSSFSGSAFLGSSNSSSPSTLSSSSVPVQQDKKYTIFVDHREKGSYVIKELLNLGIAIDLQQLEVGDYLLSSRCAIEYKTVSDFVNSLIDGRLLQQAKELKKTYGRPLYIIEGMEDMYAVRNIHANAIRGMLAALTVDFGIPVLQTKSSKETAALLAQIAKREQDDENKGFSLHGDRKPISLKDQQEYVVTSFPGVGPTLAKPILKEFKSVKNFVNASEEALRKVPQLGEKKAKQIKDVLDEEWKEF; encoded by the coding sequence ATGTCAAACCCCCTCATCCAGAACTTTACTCCTCGTCTTTATCAGGAAACTATTTTCGCAACAGTGTCTCAGCATAATACTCTTGTTGTTCTGCCCACAGGGATGGGAAAGACCGCGCTTGCGTTGATGCTTGTCGCGCATCGATTAACGCAATATCCAAACAGCAAATGCCTTATTCTCGCTCCAACAAAACCGCTTGTCGATCAACACGCGACGACGCTCCGCAATCATCTTCCCACCCTCGCAGATAACATTATTGTCTTCACCGGGAATGTTTCACCTGAAAAAAGGGCACAACTCTGGACTACCGCGCAAATTATTGTGACGACACCGCAAGGATTAGAAAATGACATCATTGGGAATAAAATTGATCTGTCGAATGTTTCTTGTCTTGTTGTGGATGAAGCACACCGCGCAACAGGAGATTATAGCTATGTTTGGATCAGCCAACAATATCACCAGCGCGCACGCTCGCCACGACTTCTCGCGCTCACCGCCTCTCCAGGAAGCGATCTTGAACAAATTCAAGAAGTCATCACCAATTTAGGGATTGAACAAATTGAAGTGCGCACAGACACTGATCCTGATGTCGCGCCGTATATTCAAGATGTTAACCTGCACTGGGAATATGTTGATTTTCCTGCTGAATTTGCGACTGTGCAAAAATATCTGAAAGATTGTTTTGCAAGCAAAATTGAGGAAATCAAAAAACAAGGTGTTCTTGAACAAAACATGCAGATTGGAGACAGCAAAACAGATTTGCTTAAACTTCAAGGACATTTACAGGGAGAAATCGCGTCAGGTAATCGGGACTTTGGCGTGCTTCGTGGTCTTTCTCTCGCCGCAGAAGCAATGAAAGTACAACACGCGATTGAATTGTTGGAAACACAAGGACTTGATCCTCTCTTTATTTATTTAGAAGATATTATGAAGCAAGCTTCGACATCAAAAGTCAAAGCAGTGCAAAATCTTGTTGCAGATGTTAATTTTAAATCTGCATACATGAAGATGCAAGGGCTCCTTGAAAAAAAAGTAGAACACCCGAAAATCCCCCGGTTGCGCGAGATTTTGACTCAGCGATTTATCGCAGCGCATGAGAAAGGATATGCTGACTACAAACTGATTCTGTTTACGCAATATCGCGATACTGGCGCAAAACTTGTGGAGATTATCAATGGGTTGAAAATCACTTCGGAGATTCCTATTACCGCAAAACTTTTTGTGGGTCAGGCAAAAAAGCGTGGTTCAGGATTATCACAAAAAGAACAACTTGGAATGCTTGATGAATTCCGTAATGGCGCATTTAATGTTCTTGTTTCCAGCTCTGTTGGTGAAGAAGGGTTAGATATTCCACAAGTTGACGCTGTTTTCTTTTTTGAACCCATCCCAAGCGCTATTCGTCATATTCAACGAAAAGGAAGAACTGGACGACATGGTGAAGGAGAAGTCCTTATTCTTGTCACCAAAGGAACTCGTGATGAAGGCTATCGCTGGAGCGCGCACCATAAAGAAAAAAGAATGTACCGAAATCTTGCACAGTTGAAAAAAAATATTATTTTTGCGAAGACTCCTGTCCAGCGAAAGGAAATGCCGCTTCAGGCTTATGGATCATCAGCTTCTTCCTCTGCTTCTTTGTCATCCTTTTCTGGCTCTGCTTTCCTTGGTTCTTCGAACTCTTCTTCACCTTCCACTCTTTCATCCTCTTCTGTTCCAGTTCAGCAAGACAAGAAATACACTATTTTTGTGGATCATCGGGAAAAAGGAAGTTACGTTATCAAAGAACTTTTGAATTTAGGAATAGCCATTGATTTGCAGCAGCTTGAAGTGGGTGATTATCTGCTCAGCAGCAGATGCGCGATTGAATACAAAACGGTTTCTGATTTTGTGAATAGTTTAATTGATGGGCGATTGTTGCAGCAGGCGAAAGAGCTCAAAAAAACGTATGGTCGTCCTCTTTATATTATCGAAGGGATGGAAGATATGTACGCTGTTCGAAACATTCACGCAAACGCGATTCGCGGCATGCTTGCCGCGCTCACTGTTGATTTTGGGATTCCTGTTCTGCAAACCAAATCTTCTAAAGAAACTGCCGCATTGCTCGCGCAAATCGCAAAACGAGAACAAGATGATGAAAACAAAGGATTTAGTTTGCATGGTGATCGAAAACCTATTTCTCTTAAAGATCAGCAGGAATATGTCGTCACTTCGTTTCCTGGTGTTGGGCCAACACTTGCAAAACCTATTCTTAAAGAATTTAAGAGTGTCAAGAATTTTGTGAACGCGTCAGAAGAAGCGTTACGAAAAGTTCCACAGCTTGGAGAAAAGAAAGCAAAACAAATTAAAGATGTTCTTGATGAAGAATGGAAAGAATTTTAG
- a CDS encoding toprim domain-containing protein has protein sequence MVFATKQEIEEIIEKIKEEIEEDRLIILVEGKKDKAALMHLDIKEKVFILNGKDIWNRLEEIANKNQKKHILILTDFDKEGKKLYGKIIKDCERLGMKIDKKYREFFQKRTKVSQIEGLDTYVENIA, from the coding sequence ATGGTTTTCGCAACAAAACAAGAAATTGAAGAAATTATTGAAAAGATAAAAGAAGAGATTGAAGAAGACAGACTTATCATTCTTGTTGAGGGAAAGAAAGACAAAGCAGCGCTCATGCATTTAGACATAAAAGAAAAGGTGTTCATTCTCAACGGCAAAGACATCTGGAATCGCTTGGAAGAAATCGCAAACAAGAACCAAAAAAAACACATTCTTATTCTCACAGATTTTGACAAAGAAGGAAAGAAATTGTACGGCAAAATCATAAAAGATTGTGAACGATTAGGGATGAAAATCGACAAAAAGTACAGAGAATTCTTTCAAAAAAGAACTAAAGTGAGTCAAATAGAAGGATTGGATACATATGTAGAGAATATCGCATAA
- a CDS encoding calcium/sodium antiporter yields MDVRDLERKKIGIFRNALPIVGLLVVLIFVFLFLGLQLPLQISLFILGVVLLVEGADWVVSTAGFLARSVGIPPLLIGLFVVAFFTSIPEFAVSGYAAYTGNEDLLFGNLIGSVIVTLGLVLGTSALFSPLVVQSFTVLLEAPFLLLAAVVLFVLSFRLFDFGSADYVIGSIDGVLLILFFLLFLGYTWRHTVLQESKKVSEEFSQEFTIGYPFLRTCIVFLVGFIAILFGAKFVVSSSTAIAHAFGVSDAVIGLTLVAVGTALPEFVVSLVGLMKKEYDLVVGNILGANIITLLLIPGVISLFTPLHIDPHILFIDMIVLIIFAAIFQVFITTDKTVTRREGFVLLLLYLLYFGYLVWYALF; encoded by the coding sequence ATGGATGTTCGTGACCTTGAGCGTAAAAAAATAGGTATTTTTCGCAACGCATTGCCGATTGTTGGCCTTTTAGTTGTTCTTATTTTTGTCTTTCTTTTCCTTGGTTTGCAGCTTCCTTTGCAGATTTCCCTCTTTATTTTAGGGGTTGTACTCCTTGTTGAAGGAGCAGATTGGGTTGTTTCTACTGCAGGTTTTCTTGCACGAAGTGTTGGTATTCCTCCACTCTTGATTGGGCTTTTTGTTGTCGCGTTTTTTACGAGTATTCCTGAATTCGCGGTCAGCGGCTACGCCGCGTATACAGGCAATGAAGACCTTCTTTTTGGAAATCTCATTGGCAGTGTTATCGTTACATTAGGTCTTGTTCTGGGAACTTCCGCATTATTCTCTCCACTTGTTGTGCAGTCCTTTACTGTGCTTCTTGAAGCGCCATTTTTGCTTCTTGCGGCAGTTGTGCTTTTTGTTCTCTCCTTCCGTCTCTTTGACTTTGGCAGCGCAGACTATGTGATTGGATCTATTGATGGTGTTTTGCTGATTTTATTTTTCCTTTTGTTTCTTGGCTATACTTGGAGGCATACTGTGCTTCAAGAATCAAAAAAAGTTTCTGAAGAATTTTCTCAGGAATTCACTATAGGATATCCTTTTTTGCGAACCTGTATTGTTTTTCTTGTTGGTTTTATCGCGATTCTTTTTGGCGCGAAATTTGTTGTCAGCTCGAGCACTGCGATTGCGCACGCGTTTGGCGTGAGTGACGCTGTTATCGGCTTAACACTCGTCGCTGTTGGTACCGCGCTGCCTGAATTTGTTGTTTCTCTCGTTGGACTTATGAAAAAAGAATACGATCTTGTTGTGGGAAATATTTTGGGCGCAAATATCATTACCCTTTTACTTATTCCTGGAGTGATTTCTCTTTTTACTCCACTCCACATCGATCCACACATTCTCTTTATTGATATGATTGTCTTGATTATATTTGCGGCAATTTTCCAAGTGTTTATTACGACAGATAAAACAGTGACACGACGAGAAGGATTTGTTTTATTGCTTTTGTATCTTCTTTACTTTGGTTATTTGGTTTGGTACGCGTTGTTTTAA
- a CDS encoding nascent polypeptide-associated complex protein, which produces MFPGGKIDPRMMKQAMRKMGIEEKELAGVQEVIIRFSDKEIVVSPVAVSQISAMGNVSWQVQGKATERPLDTKPSISDDDVRVVMEQTGADAEAARGAIDAAGGDLAAAILELSKKDEE; this is translated from the coding sequence ATGTTTCCTGGCGGTAAAATTGATCCACGCATGATGAAACAAGCAATGCGTAAAATGGGTATTGAAGAAAAAGAACTTGCAGGTGTTCAAGAAGTTATTATTCGTTTTTCTGACAAAGAAATTGTCGTTTCTCCTGTTGCTGTTTCTCAAATCAGCGCAATGGGTAATGTCAGTTGGCAAGTGCAGGGAAAAGCAACAGAACGGCCTCTTGACACAAAGCCTTCTATCTCTGACGATGATGTTCGTGTGGTGATGGAACAGACCGGCGCTGACGCAGAAGCTGCACGCGGCGCGATTGACGCTGCTGGCGGAGATCTCGCTGCCGCGATTCTTGAATTGAGCAAAAAGGATGAAGAGTAA
- a CDS encoding preprotein translocase subunit Sec61beta, with amino-acid sequence MAQNRINLPSGTGGLVRYFDDYRSKISIQPVHIIFLIVLLIFVIILLHIFGTALLGF; translated from the coding sequence ATGGCACAAAATAGAATCAACCTTCCTTCTGGGACTGGAGGACTTGTTCGTTATTTTGACGATTATAGAAGCAAAATCAGCATTCAGCCTGTTCATATTATCTTTCTTATTGTTCTTCTTATTTTTGTTATTATTTTACTTCATATCTTTGGCACGGCATTGCTCGGATTTTAG
- a CDS encoding TraB/GumN family protein, producing MKLKFTQVGNVVLVGTSHIASESVKNVAAVIDHFALVGSCVVGVELDKQRFYSLVHEQKKTSSFSFENIRRFGFKGFIFAVIASTVTERLAKMVGAKPGDDMMSAIKAAKKHDFLIALIDQPIHITLRRFSQTLTWKEKWHFIVDIFFGFFFPKREMKKYGLASFDLSKVPPETLIKKLLLGVEQRYPNIYRVLISERNVFMARKIRQFQEKYPDRVIIVVIGAGHEDGIKELLSKG from the coding sequence ATGAAACTGAAATTTACGCAGGTTGGCAACGTTGTTCTTGTCGGAACATCGCACATTGCTTCGGAAAGCGTCAAAAATGTCGCTGCGGTGATCGATCATTTTGCCCTCGTAGGATCTTGCGTTGTGGGTGTTGAGCTGGACAAACAGCGGTTTTATTCTTTGGTTCATGAACAGAAAAAGACGTCCTCCTTTTCCTTTGAGAACATTCGTCGTTTTGGATTTAAGGGGTTTATTTTTGCAGTGATTGCTTCGACGGTGACTGAGCGGCTTGCGAAAATGGTTGGCGCAAAGCCAGGTGATGACATGATGAGCGCTATTAAGGCTGCAAAAAAACATGATTTTCTTATTGCATTGATTGATCAGCCGATTCATATTACACTTCGTCGATTTTCTCAGACATTGACTTGGAAAGAGAAATGGCATTTTATTGTCGATATTTTCTTCGGGTTCTTTTTTCCAAAACGCGAAATGAAGAAATATGGGCTTGCGTCGTTTGATTTGTCCAAAGTTCCTCCTGAAACATTGATCAAGAAGTTATTGCTTGGGGTGGAACAGCGGTATCCGAACATTTATCGTGTTTTGATTTCTGAGCGGAATGTGTTTATGGCTCGTAAGATTCGGCAATTTCAAGAGAAATATCCTGATCGTGTGATCATTGTGGTCATCGGCGCAGGGCATGAGGATGGGATTAAGGAGTTGTTGAGTAAAGGATAA
- a CDS encoding Bro-N domain-containing protein: MTNENAQLVVFQDKKIRRTWFNDEWWFSVVDIIGALTQTDRARKYWSDLKIKLQNEGFEVSEKIGQLKLIADDDKLRLTDCSNTKNMFRIIQSIPSPKAEPFKQWLAQVGYERVQEIENPELAQKRMKEIYKAKGYSDDWIEKRVRGIAIRDELTDEWDKRAINTEKEYAILTAEISKATFGMTPSEYKEFKGLKKENLRDHMNDLELIFTMLGEASTTRIARNKDAQGFEQNKEAAEEGGAVAGIARKELEKRSDEKVSTSENYLTEPEKRKRLSQHFQSKTI; the protein is encoded by the coding sequence ATGACCAATGAGAATGCTCAATTAGTTGTTTTTCAGGATAAAAAAATCAGAAGGACATGGTTTAATGATGAATGGTGGTTCTCGGTAGTTGATATAATAGGAGCATTGACACAAACCGATAGAGCCAGAAAGTATTGGTCTGACCTAAAAATCAAGCTTCAAAATGAAGGATTTGAAGTGTCCGAAAAAATCGGACAGTTGAAATTAATAGCGGATGATGACAAATTAAGGCTTACAGACTGTTCCAATACAAAAAATATGTTTAGGATTATCCAATCAATTCCGTCTCCCAAGGCAGAACCATTTAAGCAATGGTTAGCTCAGGTTGGCTATGAAAGAGTTCAGGAAATAGAAAATCCAGAATTAGCTCAAAAACGCATGAAGGAGATTTACAAAGCAAAAGGCTATTCTGATGATTGGATTGAGAAAAGAGTAAGGGGCATTGCTATAAGAGATGAACTTACCGATGAATGGGATAAACGAGCAATAAATACTGAAAAGGAATATGCTATCCTCACCGCAGAAATCTCAAAAGCCACTTTTGGCATGACGCCCAGTGAATATAAAGAATTTAAGGGATTGAAAAAAGAGAATTTGAGGGACCACATGAATGATCTAGAACTTATTTTTACCATGCTTGGAGAAGCATCAACAACGCGAATTGCACGGAATAAAGATGCGCAAGGCTTTGAACAAAATAAAGAAGCTGCAGAGGAAGGAGGAGCTGTTGCAGGAATTGCCAGAAAAGAACTTGAAAAAAGAAGTGATGAAAAAGTAAGTACTTCTGAAAATTATCTGACAGAACCAGAAAAGAGGAAACGACTTTCTCAACATTTTCAGTCCAAAACAATATAA
- a CDS encoding DUF1653 domain-containing protein, with the protein MSEIKKGKYLHFKGMMVEVLGVAFHSETMEEMVVYTHDNPVRGKDANTLWVRPKKMFLENVFVDGKEVPRFRFVE; encoded by the coding sequence ATGAGCGAAATCAAAAAAGGAAAGTATTTGCATTTCAAAGGAATGATGGTTGAAGTTCTCGGCGTTGCTTTTCATAGCGAAACAATGGAAGAAATGGTCGTCTATACACACGACAATCCTGTCAGAGGAAAAGACGCGAATACGTTGTGGGTACGCCCAAAGAAGATGTTTCTGGAAAATGTTTTTGTTGACGGAAAAGAAGTGCCGAGATTTAGGTTTGTGGAGTAA
- a CDS encoding MBL fold metallo-hydrolase: MEKIVEHVYKISADSNVYFLDFAKKIIIDAGRPRNKDLVLKELSKLIDPANIDLVLFTHFHYDHIGNFHLFPNATFYASQAEIAAWKNDPFGAILNMEVVEAVEQFALCVLPLESLDLSVFGLSVIATPGHTIGSICLYYEKEKILFSGDTLFHNAHGRVDLPTSVPKEMMRSLLKLKKIDYTILCSGHEY; the protein is encoded by the coding sequence ATGGAGAAAATTGTGGAGCATGTTTACAAAATCTCGGCAGACAGCAACGTTTACTTTCTTGATTTTGCGAAAAAAATAATCATTGACGCAGGAAGACCACGAAACAAAGATCTTGTTCTCAAAGAACTTTCCAAACTAATTGATCCTGCGAACATTGATCTTGTTCTTTTCACGCACTTTCATTATGATCATATTGGCAATTTTCATTTATTTCCAAACGCAACATTTTACGCGTCGCAAGCGGAAATTGCCGCATGGAAAAACGATCCATTTGGCGCGATCTTGAATATGGAGGTTGTTGAAGCTGTTGAACAGTTTGCTCTTTGTGTTTTACCTCTTGAATCTCTTGATCTTTCTGTCTTTGGATTATCTGTCATCGCGACACCCGGGCACACGATTGGAAGCATTTGTCTTTATTACGAAAAAGAGAAGATTTTGTTTAGCGGCGATACGCTGTTTCATAATGCGCATGGCAGGGTTGATTTACCTACATCTGTCCCTAAAGAAATGATGCGCTCGTTATTGAAATTGAAGAAGATTGATTATACAATTCTTTGTTCTGGGCATGAGTATTGA
- a CDS encoding PRC-barrel domain-containing protein yields the protein MKRITDTYEMKVFTDTGEYFGDVEESILTNNKIFGWRIRSTKNSFLNKILGNAKGVIVPHALVKNMGDIMIVSKAAVPNYNPEDVHEGGE from the coding sequence ATGAAGCGAATAACAGATACCTACGAGATGAAAGTGTTTACCGATACAGGAGAATATTTTGGTGATGTTGAAGAATCCATTCTGACCAATAACAAGATTTTTGGCTGGCGAATTCGCAGTACAAAAAATTCCTTCCTCAACAAAATTCTTGGAAACGCGAAAGGAGTTATTGTCCCGCATGCATTGGTCAAGAATATGGGTGACATTATGATTGTCAGCAAAGCAGCAGTGCCAAACTACAATCCAGAAGATGTTCATGAAGGCGGAGAATAA
- a CDS encoding HIT family protein → MKKKECIFCNFKDKEVLLYEDSLCYAVISKNPINKHHVLVIPKKHYQDFVELPNELASHIFLIAKKISKAVRKICKCDAISHLFDDDTSESGYNLVAHFKFHIIPRFKKDMHMIDWSPLRSDESDEARSKYAKDIKKYLK, encoded by the coding sequence ATGAAGAAAAAAGAGTGTATCTTTTGCAATTTTAAAGATAAAGAAGTTCTACTTTATGAAGATAGTTTATGCTACGCAGTTATAAGTAAAAATCCTATCAATAAACATCATGTTTTAGTTATACCAAAAAAACATTATCAGGATTTTGTAGAACTTCCTAATGAACTCGCTTCGCATATCTTTCTTATCGCTAAGAAAATCTCTAAAGCAGTAAGAAAAATATGCAAATGTGATGCAATTAGTCATCTTTTTGACGATGATACCTCAGAAAGCGGATATAATCTTGTGGCACATTTCAAATTTCACATTATTCCAAGATTCAAAAAAGATATGCATATGATAGACTGGAGTCCGCTAAGATCAGATGAAAGTGATGAAGCTCGTTCTAAATATGCAAAAGACATTAAGAAATATCTAAAGTGA
- a CDS encoding inorganic diphosphatase: protein MVHLWHDLPLGKKAPKELHAVIEIPMGSRCKYELDKKTGIIKLDRVIASAVYYPGNYGFLPQTLGEDGDPLDVLVVSQIAFHPGIFLEAVPIGGVHMLDGHDVDDKIICVPTGDPKFRDITELKQLPKNTQQEIQEFFRVYKNLEGKKVHISGQFGKAKAQSIILRGIKSYQKSFPRSSDPLLR from the coding sequence ATGGTTCATCTCTGGCATGATCTTCCGCTCGGCAAAAAAGCTCCCAAAGAACTTCATGCTGTTATTGAAATACCTATGGGTTCTCGCTGTAAATATGAGCTCGATAAAAAAACAGGAATTATAAAACTGGATCGCGTTATCGCAAGCGCAGTGTATTATCCGGGCAATTATGGCTTCCTTCCGCAGACATTAGGCGAGGATGGAGATCCTCTTGATGTTCTTGTTGTTTCTCAAATCGCATTTCATCCGGGCATTTTTCTCGAAGCAGTACCTATTGGCGGCGTCCATATGCTTGATGGCCATGATGTCGATGACAAAATTATTTGTGTTCCTACTGGTGACCCCAAATTTCGTGACATTACAGAGCTCAAACAGCTTCCTAAAAATACCCAGCAGGAAATTCAGGAATTTTTCCGTGTCTATAAAAATCTTGAAGGCAAAAAAGTGCACATTAGCGGGCAGTTTGGCAAAGCAAAAGCACAGAGCATTATTCTTCGTGGCATTAAGAGTTATCAAAAGTCTTTTCCTCGCTCCTCAGATCCCCTTCTTAGATAA
- a CDS encoding NUDIX hydrolase, producing MTETKEYTWKDLFSQRIAPLITVDIIIRYKGGIVLVDRAKEPFGWSIPGGFVDFGETVEQAAIREAKEETNLDINIDRQFHVYSDPKRDPRGTHSITVAIIANGKGTLKAGDDAKDAEVFSLDQPLPKMPFDHNKILQDYINEDANEN from the coding sequence ATGACAGAAACAAAAGAATATACCTGGAAAGATCTCTTCAGTCAAAGGATTGCGCCACTCATAACAGTCGACATTATCATCCGCTATAAAGGAGGAATCGTCTTAGTCGATCGAGCAAAAGAACCGTTTGGTTGGAGTATTCCTGGAGGTTTTGTGGATTTCGGAGAAACAGTGGAACAAGCTGCGATCCGAGAAGCAAAAGAAGAAACAAATCTTGACATCAATATTGATCGACAGTTTCATGTGTATTCTGATCCAAAGCGAGATCCAAGAGGAACGCATTCGATAACTGTCGCAATTATAGCAAATGGCAAAGGCACGCTAAAAGCGGGAGACGACGCGAAAGACGCGGAAGTATTCTCTTTAGACCAACCATTGCCGAAAATGCCGTTCGACCACAATAAAATTTTACAGGATTATATCAATGAAGATGCAAACGAGAATTAG